Proteins from a genomic interval of Xylocopa sonorina isolate GNS202 unplaced genomic scaffold, iyXylSono1_principal scaffold0392, whole genome shotgun sequence:
- the LOC143432478 gene encoding uncharacterized protein LOC143432478, translating into MAMYVLHVVRLARNEISWKTMLIGIFHSLMLLIQLNHSRYVHIILTTCFPANPKDLWKKYKDYMSEDILHRMRRLNANPNIQCTSNIYNESLTELGMITLNRSGNDIFDQQRTAYDTIINAIYNKSCGLYFLDAPDGTGKTFLILIILARITTLLDGDRTAHSALKMPLNMQVTETPTCNISKYSGMGKVLRSRQLNNMG; encoded by the exons ATGGCCATGTATGTGCTACATGTCGTGAGGCTTGCCAGAAATGAAATCTCTTGGAAAACGATGCTCATTGGGATATTTCACtcgctaatgcttctaatacagCTCAACCACAgcagatacgtacacatcatacTAACTACATGTTTTCCTGCTAATCCAAAGGATCTTTGGAAAAAATATAAAGACTATATGAGCGAAGACATTTTACATCGCATGCGTAGATTAAATGCTAATCCCAACATTCAATGTACATCAAATATATACAATGAG TCACTGACAGAATTGGGAATGATTACTCTAAATAGATCTGGTAATGACATTTTCGATC AACAACGAACAGCATATGATACAATTATAAATGCAATATATAACAAAAGTTGTGGTTTATATTTCTTAGATGCACCTGATGGCACTGGCAAAACTtttcttattttaattattctggCAAGAATAA CAACTCTTTTGGACGGTGATCGAACAGCACATTCAGCATTGAAAATGCCATTAAATATGCAGGTAACTGAAACTCCTACATGTAATATTAGCAAATATTCTGGGATGGGAAAAGTACTAAGATCACGTCAGCTTAATAATATGGGATGA